AGTTCTGCCATAGCCAGCAGAAAATATTCCACAAACAACTATGCtgagaataaaaaagaattaccAAAACTTTAGCTCTGGTAATTGACTTGGTTTTGGAATCAATAACATATATCTCTTCAAAATCCAGCACAAACTCAGGATCACCCAACCTCCGATTTTTGTAGTGTTTTGTCAAGTATACCTGTGACAGGAAATAATTTCACTGAGGGAGACATTTTAGCCAAAAACCAGAGTGACATTTTAGTTAGtaactatattaatttattttttctaatgcTTGGACTTGTTGATATAAATTTAGaatcaattttcttagactATGATACCTGTAAAGAAAGACGTAAGAAACAACTACCATCTTCAAGGAGAGGGGAAAAAATCCTAACACAATGAAAACCAGATCAGAGTTTCCAAAGATTCTAGCAGGCAGATATTTATGCATAAAAGTAGGAATGAATTTTTCACATAGGCATAAAGATGAATAGAACCAGCCTCATTAGTTCATATCCTGGTCAACCATCTAATATTCCTAAAGAAAGGATGTAACACACACAgatagacatatatatatatatatatatatatatatatatatatatatatatatataaacaattaatCAGTCAGAGTGGTCCTGGGCCCAAAGGAAGATACTTCACTCACCCTAGATCACCTACAAGTGGGATGGAACCCTCTTCCTGAGACAACTAAAGTAAAGCTCATTGCCCCACTGGATTCTATGACAGGATTATTCAGTAATATCTCACAACTCTTGAGACAAACTCTAGAGAGTGCAATCCTTCAAACAGTTACATTTACTCTTCTTATAATTAGTATATCCATTAAAACACATAATTGTAAGAAGTACAGTAACTGCAATTGACGTATTACTTGCAGCCTCGAATAGAACAAGTTGGTCATACCTTCAGGATCTCCCTCTCAGTTTTATATAAAGGATCTCGAGGCGCATCAATAGGTGGCTCTGTCACATTGTAGCTTCCATAATCACTCTGTGCACATCTAATGTACTACACATTTGACCAAAACGACAGCATCCATTAAacacattaaatattatatatgaaaaatgaattaCTCTAAAAATCATATCTAGCTCAACATTTTACAGATAGAGGgggagaaaaataattaaatgaagcGAAACATACCTTCTGGGGCATTGGAGCGAGAACCCTGGGAATTGAATAAACATCTGTATCTGGAGGAGTAACGTACATCTACGAACAGAGATTCAATTCAAGTACTCGACGATAAAAAAAAGCTGAAAGCAACGAGAACGAAAAGGCAGAGGTGTAACTGGAAGCGTAGTAGGGTTACGAACCTCTCTGAAATCGTAGACGTCGTTGTCGGGGTCGGGGGGCTTGCGGATGAAAAAGTCGCAATCGACGAGGCTGATCTTGTGGAATTCCTCCTCGTTGATTTTGTAGTCGACGACGGTTTCAGAGTTCCAGCCCTGAGTGGAGACGAAGCTGCCACTCTCGACGATGGTGATGTCCTCGTCGGCAGCGGCGGCGAGAGGGAGGAGGGGATCGTACTCGATGTCGAAGTCCTTCTTGTTGTCGAGCTCCTCCATTTCATCCTCCTCCATCTCGTAATGGTCGGGGCCGGCAGAGTCACCGTCATCGTCCTCGGCGCGAGTCAGGAAAGGGTTGTGTGTAGACCTGGAAGGCGTGCgaaggagagaagaggaatGGGAAATAGAGAGCGGTTTGAGTTTGAAGGGAAGGAAAGAGCAATGTGAATGGGGATTGAGAGAGAGTGGCGGCGAAGCGAAGAAGAAGGTGGAGGTAGTGGAAGAAGTAGtcatggtggtggtggtggtggtggtgggtTTTGTATAGAGGGTTTAAGGGGGAAAAGAGAAGAGTAGAGAACACAGTGAGTTAGTGTAACTCATGGTGGATAAGATTTGGGGAACGCTGCGTTTTAAGTATCTAAATCTAAAAACTCCTGAAAATCATACTCGTATGATTAAAATACAAATAGGGTAAAtgttaaaaatggaaaaaatagaTAGTGTTAAATTACACGATAAAATAGGATAGTGTTAAATTCATATCTACTGAGCAGAACAATATCCAACTAAAATTcaaataggaaaaaaataaatccaaataCGTAGtgttaaattaaacaataaaatactaatatagcatgaaaaaaaaaatcatctctaacgttttatttcatttgtagTAATtggttttttcaatttttcattctttaaaaTTGTGTCCGCTTATGTAAAACAAcatattatagtaaataaaatagatatttaaaatataatgagtattttaatttaaattttaaggagaaatgtttttataattttttttttgcagagTAATTTGTGATGTTACATATTGAACCGTTTAACACAAATGAAAATTTGGTAACTACATGAACTACAAGTTATATATACAGAGAATATATGGATTTGCTTGCAATGTTGTTGCCTATGttgtttttcaaaatactaTGTTGTATTAGAAGATAAGGAAGAAGGAAAATAAACAAAGAGgaggaaaaaaattgaaagtgaaaaattgaaagtgcaaaatgaataaaactccagtattattgataaaaaacaAGTTTCATAACCCAGAAATGGGCGATGAGAAGTTTAtacaaaaaatgtataaaaagtaGACAACTAGAAAATGTATAGGATAGATTATGGAAAAAGAAGTTGAGCAGTGATTTGACATTGGACTAATGTACGATATTATACTTGTTTAACATGATAGATTTATTTAATTCGTATATGAAGTAACTCATTTAATATATTGGTAAACTTGCATAAATAAATAAGCATATTTATCTTAACAAactcatttaattaatatttgaatatattcgtatatttctatatttgtttaatgagtatatgaaataatttgtctaatatatattgttaaatttgTCAATTCAATATATTGATAGACTTGTCTAATGTTGTTGGAAGACTAGTCTAACAAGTGTATGAACACAATTGTCTAATATATTTTCGTGTACTTGTCTAATCAGTTTATGGACTAACTTGTCTAATCAGTTTATGGCCTAACTTgtctaattaatttaatttatggaataacttgtctaatatttttttatatacctATTTAATTAGTGTGTGGATATACTCATTTAATgcttattaattaatttgtgtTGTCAAACATGCTTAGACTCATATAATGACGGTAAAAACATATTTGTTTAGTGTTTTTTTATACTCATTTAATCACTATATGAAAAGATTggtctaatatatatatattgttagactcttttaattaatgtatgacAAACTCATTTAATGTATGTTATTATACTTGTGTGGATAAAGTCATCTAATTTGAATTGGTATACTTGTGTAATAAATGTATGAAATGAttagtgtaatttttttgttatactcgTCTAATAGACAAAATTGTATACGACAAGACTcgtataattaataaatagtcagacttgtctaatgtgtattgtcTCTCTATCTTTTATATACTTGTACGAGAACATCTTCCTTGATGTCATTCTAACTCCAAATCTTAGTTTCAACTCATCACCTCATCTGTGGAAGAACAGTGACTTCGGGGGAACCTTGCAAAATTTGCAATATCTTTTGTTGGACCTCAATTACATTCACAAAACCTTAATTTTGCTATTGTGAATTGTCCATCTCTTATGCACTAGACTTATTCCCATTGGCATGGGTAGGGCTGGGCATAATTAACCTAACTGCACTAAACTATAGATTATCTAtactatattaaactataaaaactaaactatttttactcataactaaattataccatGTTGTGGTtcagtttaaaaaaactgaacctTTATAGTTACAGTGCAGTTAACTGCTTAAACTATCTCTTTTATGTTTATCCTTTTATGTTTATCTTCCACCGTGCTTTGTGATAAAGTCTTTTCCTatcacttttttctttcaatcatcGATTCACCATAGTTAGAAAGATTTGTTGTTGATGATCCTGTTGACGTTCTATTATTgcaattttagatttaattttctcatattaaa
This Vigna angularis cultivar LongXiaoDou No.4 chromosome 4, ASM1680809v1, whole genome shotgun sequence DNA region includes the following protein-coding sequences:
- the LOC108330928 gene encoding PLASTID TRANSCRIPTIONALLY ACTIVE protein 6, chloroplastic, giving the protein MTTSSTTSTFFFASPPLSLNPHSHCSFLPFKLKPLSISHSSSLLRTPSRSTHNPFLTRAEDDDGDSAGPDHYEMEEDEMEELDNKKDFDIEYDPLLPLAAAADEDITIVESGSFVSTQGWNSETVVDYKINEEEFHKISLVDCDFFIRKPPDPDNDVYDFREMYVTPPDTDVYSIPRVLAPMPQKYIRCAQSDYGSYNVTEPPIDAPRDPLYKTEREILKVYLTKHYKNRRLGDPEFVLDFEEIYVIDSKTKSITRAKVLVTAPGGRTRDRRTDLLVISDRGSSFKIIHASEKEDPTTVIEKQEWETSRAEMERHLKKLRDFSISNWF